A region of Lepeophtheirus salmonis chromosome 13, UVic_Lsal_1.4, whole genome shotgun sequence DNA encodes the following proteins:
- the LOC121128212 gene encoding probable chitinase 2, translating into MSVGGRAVNFLLLLSSVAFVRTEREMEEKQFNVDGHNKVVVCYWGTWSNYRPKDGAFKPEDIDASLCTHLIYSFAGLDETESKIKSLDPWMDLEENYGLAGYRKVTDLKYSRPDLKVSIAIGGWNEGSKKYSAMARDAEKRALFVESVVNFLNKYNFDGLDIDWEYPAKRGGVPDDKKNFILLIQELHVAFKKHNFLLTAAIGAAPSTIDKAYDIPYMYKYLDYVHVMCYDYHGKWDRKAGHNAPLYGRPDETPQDRVLNVDYTINYLIKKGGDRKKTVLGVPFYGRAFALLNPHDHGIGSKTKATSFNGPYTREDGFMGYNEICEELDEEEEPWEIVWDEYYKAPYMFKKEKWVSYDDEKSLRVKAEYAHDNNLAGVMTWSIDTDDFRGNCKSHKGLKYPLLRVLNNALHKRSIGVTDSGSNIKPNVFFSTAIILINVFLLTRLL; encoded by the exons ATGTCTGTTGGAGGTAGAGCAgttaatttccttcttttacTTTCCTCTGTTGCATTCGTAAGAACAGAGAGGGAAATGGAGGAAAAACAATTTAACGTCGATGGACACAATAAAGTTGTGGTATGTTACTGGGGCACATGGTCCAACTATAGACCAAAGGATGGAGCTTTTAAACCAGAGGACATTGATGCAAGTCTCTGTACACATCTTATTTATAGCTTTGCTGGCTTGGATGAAACTGAGTCGAAGATAAAGTCATTAGATCCTTGGATGGATTTGGAGGAAAACTATGGTCTTGCAGGCTACAGAAAAGTCACAGACTTAAAATACTCACGACCAGATCTCAAAGTATCTATTGCTATTGGAGGATGGAACGAAggttctaaaaaatattcagcaaTGGCTAGAGATGCGGAAAAAAGAGCCTTATTTGTTGAAAGTGTTGTTAATTTCTTAAACAAGTATAACTTCGACGGTTTGGATATTGACTGGGAATACCCTG CTAAACGAGGTGGTGTTCCAGATgataaaaagaattttatcCTTCTCATCCAAGAACTTCACGTTGCTTTCAAGAAACATAACTTCCTATTAACTGCAGCCATTGGAGCAGCCCCCTCCACCATCGATAAGGCTTATGACATTCCttacatgtataaatatttagattatgTGCATGTCATGTGCTACGATTACCACGGCAAATGGGATCGTAAAGCAGGGCACAATGCCCCCCTCTACGGAAGACCAGATGAAACTCCACAGGACAGAGTCCTTAATGTGGACTACACAATTAACTACCTTATCAAGAAAGGTGGTGATCGAAAGAAAACTGTTCTCGGAGTGCCGTTTTATGGTAGAGCCTTCGCTCTTCTCAATCCTCATGACCACGGAATTGGTAGCAAAACTAAAGCCACATCATTTAATGGACCTTACACTCGTGAAGATGGGTTTATGGGCTACAATGAAATTTGCGAAGAAttagatgaagaagaagaaccATGGGAAATAGTTTGGGATGAATATTACAAAGCTCCctacatgtttaaaaaagaaaagtgggTCAGCTATGATGATGAAAAGTCCCTTAGAGTTAAAGCAGAATATGCACATGATAACAACTTGGCAGGTGTTATGACATGGTCTATAGATACTGACGACTTTAGAGGAAATTGCAAAAGTCATAAGGGATTAAAATATCCATTACTTCGTGTACTAAATAATGCTTTACATAAGAGATCCATTGGTGTAACTGATTCTGGATCAAATATTAAACCAAACGTTTTCTTTAGCACTGCCATTATCCTCATCaatgtatttctattgaccCGTCTTCTGTGA
- the LOC121128213 gene encoding uncharacterized protein yields the protein MPGSTSPTLVNQNKIYLKSRIKKSLGSELAKMFNFIKREKSDKEEKERKKKERKERKKNSRENLTVEDLNRLEEVRRSLNITSKPKGILKSSYNQSRKSQPELDDPEILLKNTRQNEYVNVFNTSRTSVPKTSLSSSTVTTCKSPVFSTSSSNNEEDRDFPFDMVPATTKVRAYEDHLSPVTPEKITPALIGMCNGEGLGNPKVQGTGGFYVSDSASLSLPKIIREEIKVRIVDAKEYNLNSDNFDVEGPEFFDGDRVVSVNGESVVKNSTKVLELINHESRHPEHSLKFEVKSREELSEIIKYLGHPDSVSDLIPRTSSIRFKLKKLGTCWSEDVVLLLSF from the exons ATGCCTGGTTCTACGTCTCCAACCTTAGtcaaccaaaataaaatatacttaaaatcacgaataaagaaa TCTCTTGGAAGTGAATTGGCAAAAATGTTTAACTTTATCAAACGTGAAAAATCGGACAAGGAAGAAAAAGAACGGAAGAAAAAGGAACGAAAAGAACGAAAAAAGAATTCTAGAGAAAATTTGACTGTTGAGGATTTAAACCGATTGGAAGAAGTTCGTCGAAGTCTAAATATTACATCAAAGCCCAAAGGAATCCTTAAAAGTAGTTACAATCAAAGTAGAAAAAGTCAACCTGAGCTTGATGATCCCGAGattcttcttaaaaatacaagGCAAAATGAATACgttaatgtatttaatacaaGTCGAACTTCTGTACCCAAGACCTCTCTCTCGTCTTCTACAGTAACCACCTGCAAATCTCCAGTCTTCTCAACATCATCCTCCAACAATGAAGAAGATCGAGATTTTCCTTTTGATATGGTTCCAGCAACAACAAAAGTTAGAGCCTATGAGGATCATCTTTCTCCAGTCACACCAGAAAAGATCACACCGGCTCTTATAGGCATGTGTAACGGAGAAGGATTAGGAAACCCCAAGGTTCAGGGTACAGGAGGATTTTATGTGTCAGACTCTGCATCCCTATCCTTACCCAAAATAATTAGAGAAGAAATTAAAGTTCGAATAGTGGATgctaaagaatataatttgaattctGATAATTTTGATGTAGAAGGTCCAGAATTTTTTGATGGTGATAGAGTAGTGTCTGTTAATGGGGAGTCTGTTGTTAAAAACTCAACCAAGGTATTAGAGCTTATAAATCATGAATCAAGACATCCGGAGCATTCACTTAAGTTTGAG GTGAAGTCAAGAGAGGAACTGTCGGAAATTATTAAGTACTTGGGTCATCCGGACTCTGTCTCTGACTTGATACCACGGACTTCTTCCATTcgcttcaaattaaaaaag TTAGGAACTTGTTGGAGTGAGGATGTCGTCCTATTGTTATCATTTTAA